The following proteins come from a genomic window of Burkholderia stabilis:
- a CDS encoding zinc-dependent peptidase: MLSKLTRWFDDRRRDRALRSHPIPDALWQETVERLPFLDALPPDALGRLRELTSLFVAKKSFSTAHGLELTDAMIVAIAAQACLPVLNLDLSLYDGWVGVVVYPGEFVIRKTVQDEDGVVHEVEQDASGEAWEGGPVILSWEDAQMTDGHDAYNVVIHEFAHKIDMVNGAADGYPPLFRRWHAPHLDAQAWADVFEHAYDQFCARVDAVPDRAWARFERESLIDPYAADHPSEFFAVCSEALFVRPKAFESEFPELYRLLARYYRQDPAGTGALDAP; encoded by the coding sequence ATGCTCTCGAAACTGACCCGCTGGTTCGACGACCGCCGCCGCGACCGCGCGCTGCGCAGCCACCCGATCCCCGACGCGCTGTGGCAGGAAACGGTCGAGCGCCTGCCGTTCCTCGACGCGCTGCCGCCCGACGCGCTCGGCCGGCTGCGCGAGCTGACGAGCCTGTTCGTCGCGAAGAAATCGTTTTCGACCGCGCACGGGCTCGAGCTGACCGACGCGATGATCGTCGCGATCGCCGCGCAGGCCTGCCTGCCCGTGCTGAATCTCGACCTGTCGCTGTACGACGGCTGGGTCGGCGTCGTCGTGTATCCGGGCGAATTCGTGATCCGCAAGACCGTGCAGGACGAGGATGGCGTCGTCCACGAAGTCGAGCAGGATGCAAGCGGCGAGGCATGGGAAGGCGGCCCCGTGATTCTGTCCTGGGAAGACGCGCAGATGACGGACGGCCACGACGCATACAACGTCGTGATCCACGAGTTCGCGCACAAGATCGACATGGTCAACGGCGCGGCCGACGGCTATCCGCCCCTATTTCGCCGCTGGCACGCGCCACACCTCGACGCGCAGGCGTGGGCCGACGTGTTCGAACATGCGTACGACCAGTTCTGCGCACGCGTCGACGCGGTGCCGGACCGCGCGTGGGCGCGCTTCGAGCGGGAATCGCTGATCGACCCGTATGCGGCCGATCACCCGTCGGAATTCTTCGCGGTGTGCAGCGAAGCGCTGTTCGTCCGACCGAAAGCGTTCGAGTCCGAATTTCCGGAGCTGTACCGGCTGCTCGCCCGCTACTACCGGCAGGATCCGGCGGGCACCGGCGCGCTCGACGCGCCGTGA